AGAAGGCCAAGAAGAAGGTTCTTATGGATCAGAGAAAGTTCCAGTACCAGAAAGTATTGAGTCATGTCTGCCAGTTGAGAAAGATGAAGAAGTTAAATCTGATGAGTTTATACAAGTTTCATCTGCATCACCTGAAGGTGAAAAACTTGTTGAAGCCAAAAAGATTGAAGTAATAAAAGCCaatgaggaagaagaacaaTTAGCAGCAGACAAGACCCAAAGCATTCTTGATACTGAACCTGTAAAATCTAATGAAGAAACTACAGTTCATGAATCTATAGTCTCACATGAGGTGACTGGAGACAGAGAAAAGGAAGAGGACATCATCATCCACAAAGCACAAGAGGTTTTGTCTTGTTTCCTCAAAGCTAAAGATCAGATTTGAGAAATACAACTTAGTTTTTAACATTATTATATCCTTTTTCTTTGCAGGTGCCAGAAAGTCTTACGATTGTCGAAACGCCGACAATTCAGGGTGAGGATATTGAACTGAAAGCTTCAGAGGATACTGAGGAACATGAACATGTGTTAGTGAGAGATATACCACAAGAGGAGACCCTTGTACCTAAAGCTGAGACTGTAAATACATCAACAGTACATGTATCTGGAGAACCGAGTCTTGACCTGAAGGAGCAAGAAGAGACGGTGAAGACTGTCACATCATCTGATGAGGTAAAGATATGAGTTTCATAGATAGTAATTAGTAAGAAccttaaatttaaaagtttaatagGTGAATGGCTTGAGTTTGTTATGTTTGTTAAGGGTAGGGCTAGGCACCAATACTCGTTACTTGTCTTATACTCGCTACTTGACCAGTACTCGTTTCGTTTTTTCAAGTACTCGTCGTTGCCAAATCAAGTATCAAGtcattaaattttgttatttgcAAATACAGGGCAAGTAACAAGTATCACGAAAAAGTTAATGCAATACTACTTGTTACTTGTTTTACGACTGAAAAAATTATAACCAAACCATAAAAACCAAAGTCCTAaactgatatttttatattgtaagaAGTAGAAAGTACTTTCatgttgaaaatattttatttgaaatagcTCTCGTATTTTTACTAAGTCGAGTAAACAAAACGAAATTTCATAACTTTCTCTTAtagaatattatctatcaaataatttttagaaacttGAAAATATATCCACATAATTCATAAGTATTTATAAGTAGTAAGTAATCAAACAAGACAAATAACTTGCAAGTAACATATTTTTGGACAAGTActcaaaataacaaatactCCTTTCCGACAAGGCAGACATAAATCGAAAAATTCCATTACTCGTTTTAGGCAAGACAAGTATcaagtatatttaaaaatgcaaGTAATCGACTTACGACCACCCCTGGTTAAGGCCTAAGGGCCAAATTTACTTTTGTCttaatttatcaaaaacctGAAAAACAGAATAGGTATATAGTCTTTAAGTTATCAAAGATAAAGATCAATTTGAGCAAAACATGTGTTCAAAAAACTTGAACACTTTTATCCATTTTTTTGGTGCAGGTGCAACAAAGTATTACGTTAATGGAACCGCCAAAACTCTCACCGGAACAAATATCTAAAGATACAGAAGAAGACGAACATGTTTTGGAGAGAAGCATGCCACAGGGTGAGATCTTTGTAACTGAAGCTGAGTCTCTGGTAACCAAAGAAAGCAAAGAGACGGTTATGGACCTGAAAGAAcaagagaaaacagagaaactCGAAGAAGTTCCATCAGATCTTGCATTGGAGGTAGATAAAGAGGAGGTTATGGAGGAGAAGAAAGAGGCGGTAGATGATGTTGCTGGAGATCAGACTACGGAGAGAGGTCTAGAACTGAATGAGTCAGAGGCAGATCTGGTTGAGAAGCAATCTATTGAGTCACCTTCTGAGGAAACAAGCAAAACCTTAGGCGAGAAGATCCAAGAaaaaccagaagaagaagaagaagaagtagcaCCGCATCAAGAAGGTCAAGAGGAAGGTTCTTATATATTAGAGACAAAAGAAGAAGGCCAAGAGAGAGTTTCAGTACCAGAAAGTAGTGAGGTTGAAGAAAAATCCCAAGAAGAAAGGAGTCTTGATCTAACTCTTTTGCAAGAAGAATCATGCTTGCCATTGGAgcaaaatgaagaagaaataaaagagcAAATCCACAAGCATGaacaagaaaatgaagaagtcaAATCTGATGAAGTTACACAAGTTTCATCTGGATCACCTGAAGGTGAGAGCGTTGTTGAAGCCAAAAAGAAGGAAGAAATAAAAGCCAATGAGGAAGAACAAGTAGTAAAAACTGAGACTGTAAATACAGTTGAAAAAGACCCTGAGATAGTCAGTAATGAAGAAACTACAGTTCATGACCTGAAAGAGAATGAAGAAGCAGTGGAAGCAATCAAGAACTCAGATGATGCAGAGCAAGTCTCACGTGAGGTGACTGgagacaaagaaaaagaagaagacatcaTCCACAAAGAAGCAGAGGTTTTGTCTTGATTCCTAAAAAAGCTAAACATCAGATTTGATTGAGACAACTTAATTTACATCCTCTTTCTGTGCAGGTGCAAGAAAGCCCTACTGTTATCCAAACGCCCACAATACAGGGAAAGGACATTGAACCGAAAACTTCAAAGGAGACTGAGGAACATGAACATGTGTTGGTGAGAGACATACCACAAGACGAGACCCTTGTACCTAAGGCTGAGACTGTAGATACTTCAACAGTACAAGAATCTGAAATCTTGAAGACTTTGGAGACGAAGAGTGATGAAACAGATGCCGAACCGAGTCTTGAActgaaagagaaagaagagaccGTCACACCATCTGATGAGGTAAGGATATGATTTTCCATAGATATTAAGAACATTGAGTTTACATGTTTAATTGGTGGATGGCTTCAGTTTGTTAAAGCCAAAACTACTTTTgtcttaataataatttaaataaaacagaaGAGGTTTagtcttcctttttttttgtacaggTGTTAGTCGAACTGCCAAAACCCTCACCAGATCAAAGATCCATAGATACTGAAGAAAATGAGCATGTTTTGGGTAGTAAAATGCCACAACAGGGTGAAGCTGAGTCTCTGGTGACCAAAGAAGAAGTAGCACCACATCAAGAAGGCCAAAAGGAAGGTTCTTATGGATCGGAGACAGTTCCAGTACCAGAAAGTATTGAGCAAGAAGAATTATGTCTGCCAGTTGAGAAAGATGAAGAAGTTAAATCTGATGACGTTATACAAGTTTCATCTGCATCACCTGAAGGTGAGACACTTGTTGAAGCCAAAAAGATTGAAGTAATAAAATCCaatgaggaagaagaacaaTTAGTAGCAGACAAGATCCAAAGCATTCTTGAGATAGTTGATACCGAACCAGTAAAATCTAATGAAGAAACTACAGTTCATGAATCTATAGTCTCACACGAGGAAATTGGAGACAGAGAAAAGGAAGAGGACATCATCATCCACAAAGCACAAGAGGTTTTGTCTTGTTTCCTCAAAGCTAAAGATCAGATTTGAGAAAGACAACTTAATTTTAACATTATTTACAACTTTTTCTGTGCAGGTGCAAGAAAGTCTTGCCATTGTCGAAACGCCGACAATTGaggatgaggacattgaactgAAAGCTTCAAAGGATAATGAGGAGCATGAACATGTGTTGGTGAGAGACATACCACAAGAGGAGACCCTTGTACCTAAAGCTGAGACAGTAAATACTTCAACAGTACATGTATCTGGAGAACCGAGTCTTGACCTGAAAGAGCAAGAAGAGACGGTGAAGACTGTCACATCATCTGATGAGGTAAAGATATGAGTTTCATAGATAGTAATTAGTAAGAACCTTAAATTTAAAGGTTTAGTTGGTGAATGGCTTGAGTTTGTTATGTTTGTTAAGGGACCAAAACTACTTTTGTCTTAATATATCAAAAACCTGAAAAACAGAAGACAAATAGTCTTTAATTTATCAAAGATAAAGATCAGATTTGAGCAAAACATGTGTTCAGAAAACTTGATAAACACTTTTATCCATTTTTTTTGTGCAGGTGCAACAAAGTATTACGTTAATGGAACCGCCAAAACAAATATCTAAAGATACCGAAGAAGACGAACATGTTTTGGAGAGAAGCATCCCACAGGGTGAGATCTTTGTAACTGAAGCTGAGTCTCTGGTGaccaaagaaaacaaagagaCGGTTATGGACCTGAAAGAAcaagagaaaacagagaaactCGAAGAAGTTCCATCAGATCTTGCGTTGGAGGTAGATAAAGAGGAGGTTATGGATGAGAAGAAAGAGGCAGATGATGTTGCTGGAGATCAGAATATGGAGAGAGGTCTAGAACTGAATGAGTCAGAGGCAAAGCTGGTTGAGAAGCAATCTATTGAGTCACCTTCTGAGGAAACAAGCAAAACCTTAGGCGAGAAGATCCAAGAAGTTCAAGAGGAAGGTTCCTATGAGCTTAAAGAAAAATCCCAAGAAGAAAGGAGTCTTGATCTAACTCCTTTGCAAGAAGAATCATGCTTGCCATTGGAGCAAAGtgaagaagaaataaaagagcAAATCCACAAGCATGAACAGGAAAATGAAGAAGTCAAATCTGATGAAGTTACACAAGTTTCATATGCATCACCTGTAAAATCCAATGAAGATGACATAGCAGAGAGCTTAAGCTCAGTAAGTTTTTCGGTTTTTACATTATCCCCTGCGTTTCAGCCTCCTCCTCTTATCAGCAGAACTAATAAAGGGTACTCTTACGCAGGCCGGTGAAGAGATACAGACAGAAAGGAAGGATGGAGATAATGTACAAAAGGATGAGACTGCTGAGACATCTGTAAACGGTACAGAGGATGAGCACAAGGCAACGGTATTAGAAGAAGGGATCTCAAAGAACGATGAGAGCATTGTGCCTGAAAATACTTCAGAAGAAATCAAAAACTCAGATGAAGCAGAGGAAAAATTACATAAGGTGACTGGAGACAGAGAAAAGGAAGAGGACATCATGACCtggaaaacaacaaaagaggTTATTTTTTAATCTTAGTAGCTTAGACATTTCAGACAAGATTATTAACTATTAATCCCTTTTTGCATGCAGATGCATGAAGAGAACACTACCATGGAACATGAAAATTTGTTGGTGAGGGATGTGCCCCAGATTGTTACTTTTGTAACTGAAGCGGAGGATGTAAACACTTCAACTGTCCACAAGTTCGAAAGTAATGAAGCAGAGGTGGGCCAAGTAAAACAGGAAACAGAGACAGTCATTTCATCTGATGAGGTAAGTATACATAATCTCCATAGATTTTTGATTTTCTCACGTGCTGCTTCTTTTTCTGTCTGATATTTTATGTTGAGGTTAGATTTAAGACACAATAGAATGACATGAGTTAATCAATCCAAAAACTACTTTTGTTACTACACAGCTTAGCTTatgattttgtttcttttttctcttgatCGAAAGTTACTTAACATTTTTGGATTTGCCTGTCTTTTACCTTCTCTGCATTTctcgaaaataattttttttttaaaattcaacagGTGAGACCTTCTGAGCAAGTTGATGATTTTGAGACAGAAGAATATGTTGAGGTTAAACATAAGGAACCCCTTCAGAAACTGAAGCTGAGACATGTAACTGAAGCTGAGACAGAAGTGAGGGACACGCAACAAGGTGAGACCATTGATGAACCTGAGTCTGTAGATACTTCAACAGTACAAGAAGCTGCAGTATTGAACACATTGGAGATAAAGATCAATGAATCAGAGGCAGTTCATAGCGCAAtagttggagaagaagaagaaagacaagTGCCATCCCTTGAATCTCCTTCAGAGGAAACAAGCAAAACTGCAGATGAGAAGATCGAAGAAGAAGTAACTCTGCAGCAACAAAGTGAAGAGACAGTAACAGTTCCAGAAAGTAGTGAACTTGGAGTACAAgccaaggaagaagaagaagaatcatgcCCACCAAAAAATGAAACGAAAGAGAAAATGAGTGAAGAAGATAGTAGTACTAGTGCTGTGGAAGAAAAATCTGATCAAGTTTCATCTGCACCACTTTCAGAGGAACCGGAAGCGGAAAAGATTGAAGActtgaaagaaaatgaagaagaacaaGTAGCAGAGGCTGTTGAACCTCATAGTTCACCTCCAGAGGAAAGCAATACTGTGGCTGAAAAAGTGAAGGAGACAGAACCGATGGGAGATACTGGAACAGGATCCTCCTCTAAACTGGTTGAAGAAGAGAAGCTGAAGCAAGACAAAGAGATTCTTGAAGTTCCTTCTAGTGAAACAATTCCACAAGAGACTCTATATGATGATGTTACAGAAACCCATGAGGAAGAAGCACAGACAAGAGATATTGAACCTTTTGTGAGTGATAAACATCAGGAGGAGGAACAAGCCAACGAGGAAAGCCCCAGAAAGAAGGTCATTTCAGCAGAGGAAGGAGAAATACAAACAAGAGAGcctgaagaagaaaatatggttgATTCTTCTGAGAAGAATAATAATGAGACTCTAATTGCAGAgacaaagaaagaagatgaagatgagacAGTGGGTTTAGATGATGCTTCAAAGACATCAGAAAATGAATGCAGTAAGCAAGAAGAGTTTGAGAATCTTGAAACCCCAAAGGTAGAGGACAAGAGCCAGGAAGTTTCTGAGACCATGGAAGAAATAGAAACTACAGGTGGTGATCAGAGTCCATCCTTTATCACAGAACTAGAAGACCAAATTCCAAAGCAAATTAAGGAGATTCATGAAGAAGAAATAAAGGAAGCTCAAGCTGTGGTTGATCAGACTTCATCCTTAATTTCAGAACAAGTTGAAGAGATTcatgaagaagaaacaaaggaaTCACACAAGGTAGAAGATCTGAGTGGTCAGAATCTTCCAGTTGAAGCATCACAGACTCTGTCTTCAGAACTTGATGATAAAACTGCAAAGCAGgttgaagaagaaacaaaggcACATAAgttacaagaagaagaagaagaagaagaagaaacaaaaccaaaagaatCAGATGATCAGATTGAGACTTCAACTGATGTCACAAAggtagaagatgaagaagaagatacaaaGGAAACTGATACCCAAGTGGCTGAGATAATGAAAGCTCAAGAGTTAAAGGGAACTCTACAACCCGGTGCAGCTATGGAAGATCAAGATCCTGAAAACAGCTCAGATGATTTTACTTTCTCAAAGCCAATAGGAGATGAGAATAGCTCAACTCTTCCAGTTGTTGGAATCTTGAAAGAACTCCAGACTACATTGGAGGAGAGTGAGAGAGGAAATTATTTGAATTCAATCAATGCAGAACCAGAAACCTTGGAGAAGAGTCTTGTCTTGGAGGAGACTCCAGCTTCTGAGATAATAGAAGCAAACATGTTACAAGACAGCATAAGCAGAGAGCTTGAATTCAATGTAGAAGAAACTCCAGCTGATTTGTCACTTACAGAAGTGTTACCTGGTGAGAAAATTCTGATTCCATCAAATCAAGAAGAAGGCAAGAAACAAGAAGATTTGAATGCTTCAACATCAGAGAAGACAAGCCTACAAGAAGAAGAGCATCCCGGAGATTTTGAAATCTCTAACAAGGAGCACAACGCAGAGACTCAAGAAACTgttaaagaagaagatcaaactTTTGATAATAAAGAGGAAAAGAAGAATGAGGAGTTACAAGATGAGAAGCTTAGTACTCTTTATGCGACAAGGGAAACCGATGAAACTTCTTCACCAGaagtgaataataataataataatcaagaAGATGCAAGTGAGCTCGGAGTTAATCATGATTCCGCTACTACACCGCAAGtagaagaagagcaagaagcacAGAGTGTGTTGGGGAATGATCAAGAGGTATTAACATCAGAGAAGAAAATCACAGAGCCTCTGAGTGTAGGTGAGAAAGAATTAACTGAACAACATGTTCAGGCTCAGGCCGTATCAGATGATACAAAGAGCAGTAATGAGATGGATTTTAATTCAGAACAAATACCAAAGGATCAAAGAGAAGAGGCTGGAGAAACTGCTGATTCTTTGATCACAAGTGAAAAAGTCCAACTGCAAGATCTGTCCAAGGGCTTTGGACAAGAGAAACAACAGTCGACTGATCTCGCATATGTCCAGGAAGATCTTGATGGTGAAATAAAAGATGAGGGCCATGATTCAGTTTTAGCACATAAGAAAGATTCAGACTTAATTGAGGAGAAGAAGGAGGTTGATTATGTGAAGACAGAGCCGGAAGATGCAATCAAACATGGAGTTTCCACACAAGAGGTAGTATTTAAAGCAAAGACACATCACTGTATTTTAGTTAACTTACATAACTATATTTTGTCTTTCCTTGCTAACCAAACTTTTTAATGTCAATACAGAAGAACATATGTGAAAAAACTGGCCTTGAAGCAACAAAAGAGATATACCAAGAGGAGTGCAAGAAAACAGATACTGCAACTGGTGTCAAGGAAGAGATCAAAGAAGAAGAGGTCTGAAAGAGAACattattcagttttttttattgtttttcttttctttccacAATCATCTATAATATCTAAGCCGAATTGATTATGTGCAGAAGGAAACAACAGAGGATAGTTTGAACAGTATGAAGAACGCCGATGATGAAACTAAAGATTATGGCCTTGATTCAGTCGTAGCACAAAAGAAAGAATCAGGCTCAAtagaagagaagaaggaggTTGATTATGTGAAGACAGAGCTAGAAGATGCAGTTAAACATGGAGTTTGCACTGAAGAGGTAAATATCTTAAGCAAAGAAAGATAACTATTTTAGTTAGCTTATGGTTCTACTAATTGTCTTTCATTGCTAACCGAACTTTTTAATGTGATATTATCTAACACAGAATAACAATATGTTTGGAAAAATTGGCCAGGAAGCAACAAAAGAGATCTATGAAGAGGAGTCTAAGCAAACAAATACTGTAACTGCTATCAAGGAAGAGATGAAAGAAGAAAAGGTCTGAAAAAGATAACATTATagtattttattgtttttggtttgataaTCATCTATATCTAAACTGGATTAGTTCTCTGCAGAAGGACACACCAGAAGATTTTTTGAACAGTATGAAGAACACTGATGATGCTACAGAAAAATCAAAACCCGAGATTCAAGAGATTGACAAATTGTCTCCTGCCAGTGAAACACCACAAAAGGTTAATCATCTTACCTTTTTTCATGAAGTGATGGGCACAAATTCTTCCTACGTCACAAGTAATTCCTACAAACAAAAGCTGatcttcattatttttatttttttttgcagcaagGAGATGAAGTTCCAACCCAACAGAAAAGGGAAATAGCTGATGATGTTCCAAAGATAGAGAATCTAGAGATTGCAGAAAAGGTGCAGCAAAAATATGGAGAAGATGAGACTGAACCAACCGTAAAAGAACCAGCTAGGAAGTCGCTATCAGACCTCATCCAAAATGTGAAAGTAACAGACAAGCCTGAAGTTGCAACAACAGAACCTCGCATGGAAGAAGAGGCGACGGCAGAGGGAGAAGATGAGGATGGAGAGGAACATAAAGATGATAAAACAAGTCCAGATTCCATTGTGATGGTTGAAGCTAAAGATACAGTTAGCATcatcaaaactcaaaagaaaTCACATGGCAttctctctggtgttggctcAAAGGTGAAACATTCAATTTCAAAGGTGAAAAAAGCACTCACTGGGAAATCTTCTCACCCAACAAAGCCCTCATCACCACAGTGAGGAggccaaaaacaaaacaaacaatatctataatggtttctttttatttttcgtttgtTGACTGATTTGGTTGGCTTTTGTGAATATTACAGCTTTGTTTGTGGGTTGTTGTTTTCATAATCTTTTCCCATATAAATTTCAGAATGAATAGGTGTTATTACATTTACGTATGCTTTCATAAAGAAGAATACTAGGTCTTCTTCGTATATGGAATCTGATCACCAGAATTCATAAACTATGAAGCTCTTTTAAGGAAGCAAACAACGAATTCAAAGAAAACGAGTACTGAGAGTGAGAGATTGACACCTCGTTTACTAGCACTAATCGCACAACACAACATGTCAAATTCTAATCAATATTCACCTACGTGTTTGGGTGCTTTGGCCATAGCACTGTATCTTTATCTCACTCTTTCACCTCTATCTCGAGGTCGGCTTGACTTGGAACTTTATTCTTAGAACAAATGGATTCCCGATATACCATTAGTAGGAACTGATATCTAAACATAAATCTAAACTAAGAATCagaaactaaatttaaaaagaaatttatagaCTATAAGGTTTTGCGTTAAGGTTCAGATGAATATTGTCGGATTACTTTTGTGAAAATGAACTAAGGGGTGAAGATCCTTGTAACAACGGTCTCCTCCTCTCTAGAGACTGGTGTGCTACTTATCAAAAAAATCGAACTATTCAACACGGAATTAATTATTGAacacatttaataaaataaatccaaaaaatataattttaaaataaattataaaaagtcaTAAAACCGGAATAAAATCAGATCATtccaaaaatatcaaatcttCCAGATATCCGATTACTCCTTAACCTCGCCTGAAAAGGGAATAAAAAGAAGTGAGTAATAGAGGAGTCACTCAATGATGTATGGGATGTTGTTATATGATGTTAGCTCTAGGTATGGGGTCTTATAGATCCGCTTTATTTCATTTGATTACTCATGCAAACCACAGACTCAGTATATAGACGACTATATAGGCTTAGATCTAGCATGAAACAAACACGGAGTCTAGTACATCTCACCGAACGTCAATCAATCTGCTAATAGCACATAGCTACTCTCTGCACCACGCATTTcctcataaatatatatacatatacttgtAGCATCGCTAATACAATCTGTCTCTGTATCCCCGTCCATCATAGCGTCtaatgcaaacgtctctgcaccacaCCCCCACACAGTAGCGTCTAAGTTCAAACGTC
The sequence above is drawn from the Raphanus sativus cultivar WK10039 chromosome 7, ASM80110v3, whole genome shotgun sequence genome and encodes:
- the LOC108815835 gene encoding uncharacterized protein LOC108815835 isoform X3 codes for the protein MDTGVVITQEPVFTKTSVQEAHAGVVLEHSTMDVDKVNLSTVLDNSRTSTIEGKPEVAEVLNGPGNKETEESKHEKEEVVEDSKMVKEKERETETDEQGTVFVNQPKNTDDAKVILFDVKLEKEKEDETTQKPEEVSVETETKNSQEQEKDISKAIEEIPIKTDEVEEEKDSRTVETSVNGTEAEHNETVSVETFTRNSENIVKETAPKQETTTHVVETTERVLVEAEKDETETVNTVVKDPEIVSNEETAVHDLKENEEAVEAIKNSDDAEQVSREVSGDKEKEEDIIHKEAEVQESPTVIETPTIKEEDTESKASKETEEHEHVLVRDIPQDENLKPKAETVDTSTVQESAILKTMETKSEMPQQGEAESLVTKEVREQEDTENFEVPIDLALKVDREELMDEKKEADQVAGAQSIERGLALNESEAEETPVIQHSDVVESGEQMEKPSLESPSKLSEETRKTLEEKIQEKAEEEEEEEEVSPHQEGQEEGSYGSEKVPVPESIESCLPVEKDEEVKSDEFIQVSSASPEGEKLVEAKKIEVIKANEEEEQLAADKTQSILDTEPVKSNEETTVHESIVSHEVTGDREKEEDIIIHKAQEVPESLTIVETPTIQGEDIELKASEDTEEHEHVLVRDIPQEETLVPKAETVNTSTVHVSGEPSLDLKEQEETVKTVTSSDEVQQSITLMEPPKLSPEQISKDTEEDEHVLERSMPQGEIFVTEAESLVTKESKETVMDLKEQEKTEKLEEVPSDLALEVDKEEVMEEKKEAVDDVAGDQTTERGLELNESEADLVEKQSIESPSEETSKTLGEKIQEKPEEEEEEVAPHQEGQEEGSYILETKEEGQERVSVPESSEVEEKSQEERSLDLTLLQEESCLPLEQNEEEIKEQIHKHEQENEEVKSDEVTQVSSGSPEGESVVEAKKKEEIKANEEEQVVKTETVNTVEKDPEIVSNEETTVHDLKENEEAVEAIKNSDDAEQVSREVTGDKEKEEDIIHKEAEVQESPTVIQTPTIQGKDIEPKTSKETEEHEHVLVRDIPQDETLVPKAETVDTSTVQESEILKTLETKSDETDAEPSLELKEKEETVTPSDEVLVELPKPSPDQRSIDTEENEHVLGSKMPQQGEAESLVTKEEVAPHQEGQKEGSYGSETVPVPESIEQEELCLPVEKDEEVKSDDVIQVSSASPEGETLVEAKKIEVIKSNEEEEQLVADKIQSILEIVDTEPVKSNEETTVHESIVSHEEIGDREKEEDIIIHKAQEVQESLAIVETPTIEDEDIELKASKDNEEHEHVLVRDIPQEETLVPKAETVNTSTVHVSGEPSLDLKEQEETVKTVTSSDEVQQSITLMEPPKQISKDTEEDEHVLERSIPQGEIFVTEAESLVTKENKETVMDLKEQEKTEKLEEVPSDLALEVDKEEVMDEKKEADDVAGDQNMERGLELNESEAKLVEKQSIESPSEETSKTLGEKIQEVQEEGSYELKEKSQEERSLDLTPLQEESCLPLEQSEEEIKEQIHKHEQENEEVKSDEVTQVSYASPVKSNEDDIAESLSSAGEEIQTERKDGDNVQKDETAETSVNGTEDEHKATVLEEGISKNDESIVPENTSEEIKNSDEAEEKLHKVTGDREKEEMHEENTTMEHENLLVRDVPQIVTFVTEAEDVNTSTVHKFESNEAEVGQVKQETETVISSDEVRPSEQVDDFETEEYVEVKHKEPLQKLKLRHVTEAETEVRDTQQGETIDEPESVDTSTVQEAAVLNTLEIKINESEAVHSAIVGEEEERQVPSLESPSEETSKTADEKIEEEVTLQQQSEETVTVPESSELGVQAKEEEEESCPPKNETKEKMSEEDSSTSAVEEKSDQVSSAPLSEEPEAEKIEDLKENEEEQVAEAVEPHSSPPEESNTVAEKVKETEPMGDTGTGSSSKLVEEEKLKQDKEILEVPSSETIPQETLYDDVTETHEEEAQTRDIEPFVSDKHQEEEQANEESPRKKVISAEEGEIQTREPEEENMVDSSEKNNNETLIAETKKEDEDETVGLDDASKTSENECSKQEEFENLETPKVEDKSQEVSETMEEIETTGGDQSPSFITELEDQIPKQIKEIHEEEIKEAQAVVDQTSSLISEQVEEIHEEETKESHKVEDLSGQNLPVEASQTLSSELDDKTAKQVEEETKAHKLQEEEEEEEETKPKESDDQIETSTDVTKVEDEEEDTKETDTQVAEIMKAQELKGTLQPGAAMEDQDPENSSDDFTFSKPIGDENSSTLPVVGILKELQTTLEESERGNYLNSINAEPETLEKSLVLEETPASEIIEANMLQDSISRELEFNVEETPADLSLTEVLPGEKILIPSNQEEGKKQEDLNASTSEKTSLQEEEHPGDFEISNKEHNAETQETVKEEDQTFDNKEEKKNEELQDEKLSTLYATRETDETSSPEVNNNNNNQEDASELGVNHDSATTPQVEEEQEAQSVLGNDQEVLTSEKKITEPLSVGEKELTEQHVQAQAVSDDTKSSNEMDFNSEQIPKDQREEAGETADSLITSEKVQLQDLSKGFGQEKQQSTDLAYVQEDLDGEIKDEGHDSVLAHKKDSDLIEEKKEVDYVKTEPEDAIKHGVSTQEKNICEKTGLEATKEIYQEECKKTDTATGVKEEIKEEEKETTEDSLNSMKNADDETKDYGLDSVVAQKKESGSIEEKKEVDYVKTELEDAVKHGVCTEENNNMFGKIGQEATKEIYEEESKQTNTVTAIKEEMKEEKKDTPEDFLNSMKNTDDATEKSKPEIQEIDKLSPASETPQKQGDEVPTQQKREIADDVPKIENLEIAEKVQQKYGEDETEPTVKEPARKSLSDLIQNVKVTDKPEVATTEPRMEEEATAEGEDEDGEEHKDDKTSPDSIVMVEAKDTVSIIKTQKKSHGILSGVGSKVKHSISKVKKALTGKSSHPTKPSSPQ